The Natronolimnobius baerhuensis DNA segment TGTCCCCACGCGAAACCGCCGAATTCGTCCCGTACAGTCACACTACCGTAGGAAACTGGTGGAAAGACATCGACAACGGCGGCGAGAAGGCAAACTGGGTTTCCACTGTTGAACAGGTGATCGCATGACGGCGTCGGGATGTAACGCTGTAAAGCGCAACCGTCCCCCCTTTAGACATGGGCTGCGTGGCCCGCCAGGGCCTCGCAGGCTCGGCCCATCGCGACGCTCGTCTCACAGCCAGCGGAGGTTTATATATAACGGCGCGCGAGGCGCGTGCGAATGTGAGCCTCGCTGGCCGGTCGACGACGATCTCCCGCCAGCGGTTTGGTGGCTCACTCGCCCTGGTCGAACGCGCTGGGTCTGGTCCGAACCAGTGACCTATGCAGAAGGTCAGAATTAGAAACCGATGAATCGATCAAAACGCGCGAATCACTTCGGAACGATCTGCGAGAAGCGCATGGCGCGGAAACGTCGGTTCGAACTCGCCCGCTGCAGCTGGCACGATGCGACGTTCCAGAACGGCACACCCGTCGAGATTAAGAGCACCATGCTCGAGCACAGTAACGGCCAGCCGGGGAATTTCAAGGTCTATCGGGCCTATCACGACAAGCTACGACGGAACGACGGCTGGTACTGTTTCGTCGTCTACCGGCCACACGGCCGCTCGGGGTTGACTGTCGTCAAAGACAAAATGGTGCGAGCGTGCGATCTCCCGCTGCTTCGGTGGCACGGGGGCGGCGATCACCGTGGAACTCAACAATCAAAGATATCTATCGGCGACATCTTCTAATTTAGTCTTGTTGTGATTCCAAACCAGAGACAGGTTTCAGAATCTATGCTGCACTCCATATCCCTCGATAGTTATCTCCAAATCACTCTTTATTGTCGTTCAAATCATCCAAATCAGGATCCCCAAAACCACCAACACGTCCTCCTGATGATTGACCTACGGTTTGATAAACCGATTTCTGATGTTCAAGGAACTCTTGGAATGTCTGGTCGGGATCTCTGATAATCGGCACAGTATAGTTAATGCCGCCAAGATCGACCGGATTCGGTCCTCCCGGGTAATAGTCCATCCGCCTTCTCACGTCAATGTCTCCATCCAGAATAGCATCAATAGTATCCACTGTAAAGCCATAGTCCTTCATGTATAGGCGCTTGAGATCAGCACCATTCAAGATATTTGAGCCAGTTTCTGACTCAAGATAGTCTAAGTAGAGAGCTGTCCCCATCCATATCTGAGTCAGGTTCTCTAGATCTGACTCGTATAGTTCTTCGAAACCTTCCACCCACCCGTGGCTCGCGTGCTGCCAGTTGAGAAACTGTCTATCAGTTTTGATCTCGTACCTTACGGCCGCAGAGGTTAATTCGGTTATCGATTCGTAGCATGCCCAACTTAGCAAATCGGCTGGGTCAACATCTCCTGTTGATCTATAGAACCATGCGGTAGTCTGGTATTCAGTGAGTCCTTTGTCGGACTGGAGTACATCCCTCAAATATTTCGGGAACCCATTGATCAATAGAGTGGTGTACCGTTCATCTTGTCGCTGGTCGGCATCACGTTTTATCACTGAAGTTGCAGATATCCAACCCAATCTCCTGATTCCGACCGCTGCCGGATACCACAACTCAGCATCGATTGAATCCGAGATCAATCTACGAGACGTGTCGATAGCCTCCCGCCGAACACGTTCCTCATCTGGTGCAAATCCAAGTAAGTCGATTAGATCACTTTGGCCCTCAAGAACGTGCTCAAGGGGCCGTTCTAGTTCCTCCTCAATCGCTGTTTCACCAATCGACTCCGCTGTACTCGTGACTTCTACCGCGGTCTGGGTCAAGTCTTCATCTATGGCATCTTCAACAATGTGAGCTAGTTGATCCACGCAGACGCCCTCCAATGATTCGTCTACGGGAGATTCTTCTTCGAAAATATCCTCTGAGCCCGTTTTCAATAAGTTGTTAATTCGATCAGCGAGTATATCTAATCCGAATTTGGCGCTAACCCGATCAGATTGTTCTATTGAAGAGCGAATGACTGAGATCAGGGTGAGGAAAGGATCTCGGTCAGTCGGATCTCCTGTTGAAGCCTCTGATACAGAGATTATGTGTTCAGAGGTCAAATTATCACTTATTTGATTGAGAATCCCTTCTGGAGTCGTTTTCTCAAGTGTTTCATCAACGAATTCGTACATAGTCCAGAACGCGCCAACGGCTAGGAGAAATGCTGTGAGGACCAAAACGGTCAACTGAAAATTTGAAAAGAGATCAATGAGGAAGAGGACGGCTATGTTGAAGCCAATTGAGATAGCGAATATTCCAACAGCCCATTTGTAGGCTGGATCGGAGCTGAACGAGGAGGCAAGCCGTGGTGAGTAACTGGAAGCAGACAACTGAACACCAAGGATGAGGACAGAGAATACAATAGCGAAAATCGCTGCCTGGGCCCTAGCCAAGGTATTTAGAATCGATACCCCAGTGCCGGAGATTGTGTAATTGAGGCAGTAGGTAGCTCCGGATAACCCGATCAGCAGTAGAGTGAGAGCCCCCCATTTCGGCCAATCGTCCTTCAGCCCCACCATCACTTATCATATCAATAGTGCACTAGGTCTTACATTTGCCGGTTGACCTCTGTATTGGGAATTTACTATCAACAGCCCTCTAGTCCCGATCAACGGTTACGGCCTTCTTGACCTTGAAACTCGTCACTCGAGTACTCAGTGTCTCGGCGATCTCTTGGCGCTGCTCGTGCGTGAGGTCGTCGCGCTCGAGGACCTGGCGTGCGGCTGCGACGAGCAGGGGCACGTCCTCGCAAGCAGAGACGACGGCTTTCGTCTTGTTACAGTCGTAGAAGTCCGCTGCTCGCTCGATTGCGCTGTTCCGGTAGGCGTAGTCGCCGTCAGTTCTGATTCGCATGCTCGTACACACGACCCCCAAAATCCTAGTTTTTTCGACTCACTGAACCAGCCCATTCAGCCCAAAACGGGGGTGTTTCTATCAGTCAACCAGAGTGGTTCGGTAGATCGGCAGCCCGATCACCGACCAATATGCACACGGGGTTCGTCGTCTCGTGTGCATATTCGGGAAACGTGGTTTGCCGACGTGCGACCCCTGGGGATTTACTGGGAGATAATGTAGAGAAAGACACCGATTCGGATATGAACGAGTTAGTTGTCTTTGTGTAGGTCGTATTCTTCAATCTCCTCTTCATCAAGAAGATTAAGCGGTATAGCGTAGATTAGGATTAAAATGAAGATTGACCAGACCACTGGTATATTATATACCTTGTGTGATTCATCAAGAGAAATTATATGATCAGGTATCAATTCAAAAATGGCGATAATTAGGATGGAAGGGAAGATGAATACAACTGCAAATACAATCAAAGATAGGGAAGCTACGAAAGAGTATTTGATAACCATCTGATTATCTGTTCTAAATAGGATTCCTTCCTCCCACTTCACCATAATTGATCTCATGAATAAGACCAGCAATATAATTCCAACTACCATTGTCGGTGTGATTGGTCCATATTGAGCAAATATTCCATACTGCAGGTGGGGATCTAAGTATGTCCAGAATGCCCAGAGGGCCAATCCAAAGAAGAATATATTGACAGACGATGCGACAAAAATGTAATAAAGTATAGATGTCAGATTCAGCAGATGTGTTTTGAAATCGTCAGCAGAACTTCTAAGCCATGCACTTCTAATAATTGTAGTTATTATTGCCCCAATTACAAACAAAAGTGATAAAAATGTCAGTCCTGTGCCTAAGATGACTAAAGGATTATCTAATTGAGAGAGGAGACTGACACCAATCACTATCCCTCCACTAACTATCATCAGCAAGCTTACTGTGAGTAACTCTAATTCTAAAGGAAATCCACTCCTATTGATATCCATAGAATCATGAAAGGACATGAGTGCTTGCATTAAAATAGCTATAGCAGGAGCAACTAATCCTACAAACTGGAGTAGTGATAGTAGTAGCTCTTGGTCAGGCATTATATTGATTGGTCTCTATCAAGTATAAAATACCACTGAATATACAACATCATATCTCTGTTGTATTGATCCTCTGTTTCGTGTGCTTCAACTGGAGATCTGCGTGCGGAAGTGGGGCGGGGGCGGTGTATTTTTTCGGCTCTGTCCCCTTGGGGACACACGCCAAGGGGGTTTTCGCGCTTCGCGCGAAACGACCCCGCACGCGGTGCGGCGGGATCGGCGCGGCGACCCCGCCCTCGAGCAGAAAACTACAACCAGAATTGACTAAGCACCGCTCTTACGCAAGTAAACTTGCTGAAAACAGGTATCAGAACAGCGTTGCCACTCAGGAGGGCGGTTCTACCAGTCGGCGAGCGAACCGACTCGTCGGCTGTCTTGTCCGCCGCCAGGTGTCCGCCAGATCATCGGCACCTGACTGAACAGCACGACGTCGTTCCCTGAGTGCCGCCAGGCGTCGATTGCTTCCTGTGCGACCTCGCGGGCGTTCTCGAGGCTATCGCCTTTCAGCATCGACAGCACGGCGTCAACACGGAGCTTCTTCGGGTTGCCCTGCTCGTCAAAGTCGATTTTAGCGCCGTTCTCGGCAAGCCACTGCTGGAACGGCGACGACTCGGCGACGTGATCGGCCAGGCCCATCACGTGCTGAATTCGGTCGGCGAAACTCTCGATTGCGTACTCGGCCGACTCGACGAGCGCGCGCAGTTCCTCTTGGTACTTGCGCGCTCGGAACGAGATCTCGCCTTGGTCAAGCTCGAGGATGTCTCCAAGATCCTCGATGGCGCGGTAGATCGTCGCCGGGTGCTTGCCCAACTCGTCGGCCAGCCCGTCGACAGTGCCGTGTCCATCCGTCGCGACCGTCTCGGTCACTTCGCGAGCGGTGTCGCTCATATCCCGCAGCGTGGTCATTAGCAGGTGATCGGTCTTCGACTCGAGTCGGGGTGTCGGGTCTTCGTAGAGTTCGACTGGATCGTCACGGGCGACGGCGTCGAAGTGATCGTCAGCGACGTACACGCCGCTGCCATCGGGTGCCAGCGGAATATCCTCCCAATGCAGCGCGTTCAGTAGCGTCTCTTCGATCTGCTCGGTGACTTCGTGTCTGTCAGCCCATGCCCATGCATTCCCGTCGTTGTTCGCCTTGTTCACTAAGACCTCGACTTTCGGGTGATACGACGGGTGGTCTTTCGACACCGCATCGGGGTCTTTCAGCTGGTAGATCTCGAACTTTCGTCCGTAGGTGTGTCCCGGCAGTAGCTCGCTGGCCGACGCAGGGTCGAGAAACAGCCGATTCTGGTGGTTGATCACCTCCTTATTATCCAGATGCAACTCGGCTTTGATTCCCTCCAGGTCGGAGAGATAGTGAACGACCTTCTGCAGCACACCCGCCGAAGACAGTTTCTCAGCCCATTCACGCTGGATACGAACATAGCGTTCGTACGCCCACATTCGGCTGGCTTCGTGCGGCTCTGCCCGCAAGTACTCGGAATTGATTCGCTCGCCGGCGTGCTCGAAGATCTCTTCGAAAAACGCTGGCAACAACTCGAGGCCGCGGTCGGCTTCGATGTTACTCAGGTGGAATTCGACGTCGACACCGTCGACCTCGCCCATTTGGTTTTCCCAGGGGAGGTTGATCGGCTCGCCGGTCTCCCAGTGGCGCATGTCCGGGAATCGGGGCGAGATGTTGAACGACGCTTTTCGCTCGCCGCGCCCGCGCCCAACGATATCCCACTCGTACAGGCGTTCGGCGTTGATTCCGTCGCTCAGCCGCGGCGCGAACCCGGACTGGCTGTACTTGACTTTCAACAGCCACGGCTCGCCGTCGATCTCGACGTTCAACTCGAGGTAGCCTTCGAACGGATCACCGAGCATGACCGACGAGAGCGCGTCGTAGGGACCGCGACCCCAGTCGGGCCACTTCCAGCGACCCTCGATCTCGTGGGGCGTCGTTTCGACCTGGCTCATCGGCGCACCTCCTGATCGTCGCCAGCGCCAGGCGCTGACGAGTCCCGTAGCTCAGAACCGCGGGCAATCAAGCGGTGCATCAGTCCCCTCCAGCCTCCGCAAATTCCTGCAGCGTAGCCGTCTCGTCGCTACTCTCGCCGCTTTCGCTGTCAGTCGCTATCGGAATTGTTGACGGGTCCGGGTGATGAACGACCTCGACGT contains these protein-coding regions:
- a CDS encoding DUF2254 family protein: MGLKDDWPKWGALTLLLIGLSGATYCLNYTISGTGVSILNTLARAQAAIFAIVFSVLILGVQLSASSYSPRLASSFSSDPAYKWAVGIFAISIGFNIAVLFLIDLFSNFQLTVLVLTAFLLAVGAFWTMYEFVDETLEKTTPEGILNQISDNLTSEHIISVSEASTGDPTDRDPFLTLISVIRSSIEQSDRVSAKFGLDILADRINNLLKTGSEDIFEEESPVDESLEGVCVDQLAHIVEDAIDEDLTQTAVEVTSTAESIGETAIEEELERPLEHVLEGQSDLIDLLGFAPDEERVRREAIDTSRRLISDSIDAELWYPAAVGIRRLGWISATSVIKRDADQRQDERYTTLLINGFPKYLRDVLQSDKGLTEYQTTAWFYRSTGDVDPADLLSWACYESITELTSAAVRYEIKTDRQFLNWQHASHGWVEGFEELYESDLENLTQIWMGTALYLDYLESETGSNILNGADLKRLYMKDYGFTVDTIDAILDGDIDVRRRMDYYPGGPNPVDLGGINYTVPIIRDPDQTFQEFLEHQKSVYQTVGQSSGGRVGGFGDPDLDDLNDNKE
- a CDS encoding DUF7692 domain-containing protein, translating into MRIRTDGDYAYRNSAIERAADFYDCNKTKAVVSACEDVPLLVAAARQVLERDDLTHEQRQEIAETLSTRVTSFKVKKAVTVDRD
- a CDS encoding DUF7845 domain-containing protein; amino-acid sequence: MSQVETTPHEIEGRWKWPDWGRGPYDALSSVMLGDPFEGYLELNVEIDGEPWLLKVKYSQSGFAPRLSDGINAERLYEWDIVGRGRGERKASFNISPRFPDMRHWETGEPINLPWENQMGEVDGVDVEFHLSNIEADRGLELLPAFFEEIFEHAGERINSEYLRAEPHEASRMWAYERYVRIQREWAEKLSSAGVLQKVVHYLSDLEGIKAELHLDNKEVINHQNRLFLDPASASELLPGHTYGRKFEIYQLKDPDAVSKDHPSYHPKVEVLVNKANNDGNAWAWADRHEVTEQIEETLLNALHWEDIPLAPDGSGVYVADDHFDAVARDDPVELYEDPTPRLESKTDHLLMTTLRDMSDTAREVTETVATDGHGTVDGLADELGKHPATIYRAIEDLGDILELDQGEISFRARKYQEELRALVESAEYAIESFADRIQHVMGLADHVAESSPFQQWLAENGAKIDFDEQGNPKKLRVDAVLSMLKGDSLENAREVAQEAIDAWRHSGNDVVLFSQVPMIWRTPGGGQDSRRVGSLADW